The stretch of DNA TTGAATTAGTTCCAGGCGTAAGAATCGTCCAAGCCTGGCGTGTTGCTAACTGGCCAGAAGGTGTATACTCTATTGCTAGGTTTGAATTAAAAGAACAGGATTCCAAAACCCTTTTGGTTTTTGACCATATCGGTTTTCCTGAAGCTGAGAGAGATCATCTTGAGGCAGGTTGGGTAGCAAATTATTGGAACCCATTAAAAAATATTTAAATTATGCAAAAAGCGTATCCATTGTCGGTTCGAAACTGGCAGGTGATACGCTTTTTTTATTTTCATACGTATCTGGGAATTCGTTTGAAATTTGTTCAAAACTTTATTACAGATATGTGAAATACTGAACAAACTATTCTTAATTCAAAACAAATATGATATATTAACAATGTACTTAATATATAAAACTTATTAACAAGGAGTGTTTCACATGGTAGTAAATTGGTTAAGAGAAAACAAAGTTGCTGCAGGAATTTTGACAGTTCTTCGCTTATATATCGGTTATTCTTGGATAACAGCCGGTTTCCACAAGTTGGCCGACGGTTTTGATGCTTCTGGTTATTTAAAAGGAGCGATTGCTAATCCGGTAAAAGGACCAGATGGCGCTTTGGTTTATGGATGGTATGTGGACTTCTTAAAACATTTTGCTCTTCCAAACGTTGATATCTTTAATACAATTGTTCCACTTGGTGAATTTTTAATAGGTCTTGGACTTCTTCTTGGATGCTTAA from Bacillus sp. SLBN-46 encodes:
- a CDS encoding SRPBCC domain-containing protein, with the protein product MTKTIHQEVVFNASPGRIFEALTDSKQFSEMTGGAPTEINPEAGGTFSCFGGMILGRNIELVPGVRIVQAWRVANWPEGVYSIARFELKEQDSKTLLVFDHIGFPEAERDHLEAGWVANYWNPLKNI
- a CDS encoding DoxX family membrane protein, with the translated sequence MVVNWLRENKVAAGILTVLRLYIGYSWITAGFHKLADGFDASGYLKGAIANPVKGPDGALVYGWYVDFLKHFALPNVDIFNTIVPLGEFLIGLGLLLGCLTTAAMFFGLVMNFSFFLAGTVSHIPTDLFIGAIILFSGYNAGRIGLDRWVIPFIRRTVFKGNKTVKATV